A stretch of the Pan troglodytes isolate AG18354 chromosome 20, NHGRI_mPanTro3-v2.0_pri, whole genome shotgun sequence genome encodes the following:
- the CCL25 gene encoding C-C motif chemokine 25 isoform X2, producing MNLWLLACLVAGFLGAWAPAVHTQGVFEDCCLAYHYPIGWAVLRRAWTYRIQEVSGSCNLPAAIFYLPKRHRKVCGNPKSREVQKAMKLLDARNKVFAKLRHNTQTFQGPHAVKKLSSGSSKLSSSKFSNPISSSKRNVSLLISANSGL from the exons ATGAACCTGTGGCTCCTGGCCTGCCTGGTGGCCGGCTTCCTGGGAGCCTGGGCCCCCGCTGTCCACACCCAAG GTGTCTTTGAGGACTGCTGCCTGGCCTACCACTACCCCATTGGGTGGGCTGTGCTCCGGCGCGCCTGGACTTACCGGATCCAGGAGGTGAGCGGGAGCTGCAATCTGCCTGCTGCGAT ATTCTACCTCCCCAAGAGACACAGGAAGGTGTGTGGGAACCCCAAAAGCAGGGAGGTGCAGAAAGCCATGAAGCTCCTGGATGCTCGAAATAAGGTTTTTGCAAAGCTCCGCCACAACACGCAGACCTTCCAAG GCCCTCATGCTGTAAAGAAGTTGAGTTCTGGAAGCTCCAAGTTATCATCGTCCAAGTTTAGCAATCCCATCAGCAGCAGCAAGAGGAATGTCTCCCTCCTGATATCAGCTAATTCAG GACTGTGA
- the CCL25 gene encoding C-C motif chemokine 25 isoform X1 codes for MNLWLLACLVAGFLGAWAPAVHTQGVFEDCCLAYHYPIGWAVLRRAWTYRIQEVSGSCNLPAAIFYLPKRHRKVCGNPKSREVQKAMKLLDARNKVFAKLRHNTQTFQAGPHAVKKLSSGSSKLSSSKFSNPISSSKRNVSLLISANSGL; via the exons ATGAACCTGTGGCTCCTGGCCTGCCTGGTGGCCGGCTTCCTGGGAGCCTGGGCCCCCGCTGTCCACACCCAAG GTGTCTTTGAGGACTGCTGCCTGGCCTACCACTACCCCATTGGGTGGGCTGTGCTCCGGCGCGCCTGGACTTACCGGATCCAGGAGGTGAGCGGGAGCTGCAATCTGCCTGCTGCGAT ATTCTACCTCCCCAAGAGACACAGGAAGGTGTGTGGGAACCCCAAAAGCAGGGAGGTGCAGAAAGCCATGAAGCTCCTGGATGCTCGAAATAAGGTTTTTGCAAAGCTCCGCCACAACACGCAGACCTTCCAAG CAGGCCCTCATGCTGTAAAGAAGTTGAGTTCTGGAAGCTCCAAGTTATCATCGTCCAAGTTTAGCAATCCCATCAGCAGCAGCAAGAGGAATGTCTCCCTCCTGATATCAGCTAATTCAG GACTGTGA